In a genomic window of Comamonadaceae bacterium OTU4NAUVB1:
- a CDS encoding AsmA-like C-terminal region-containing protein, protein MTSPLRRRLAMGGIVLGAMTVAALGFAVWKLPSDEEVAARVVRAFGERTGIGLKIGRLHWSPWPRPNVVVEEVETLQDDPIRVRRASAAMPWGAVFARELRLEAVEADGIAVPRASMRAFRGKGGADVPEVAGAWRVADVPVPRARFTDLTWIDRRGIALRYDGEAEFDPHWRPRTAEVRRREVEPPARARIEREDPATDRWRVDIDLAGGTWSGTARLETASEGRMTLTGRLEPREIDLETLLQTFGRSTPIAGTLRGETSFDATGDTVPALWRGLRTRTRFEVRPATLTRIDLARAVKSAGTTRGGRTPLDQLTGRLETRTTDDGIELNYRDLKARSGLLTATGNARVLNRRLDGEAAVDIVDGVVGVPLKLGGTLDNPELSLTGGALAGAAVGTAVLPGVGTAIGARIGQQIERLFGGGKKDEVKTPHRGPRAP, encoded by the coding sequence ATGACATCACCCCTTCGACGACGGCTGGCTATGGGCGGGATCGTGCTGGGGGCCATGACCGTCGCCGCGCTGGGGTTCGCGGTCTGGAAGCTGCCGAGCGACGAAGAGGTCGCCGCGCGGGTCGTCCGGGCGTTCGGCGAGCGCACCGGCATCGGGTTGAAGATCGGCCGCCTGCACTGGTCGCCGTGGCCACGCCCGAACGTGGTGGTGGAGGAGGTCGAGACCCTGCAGGACGATCCCATCCGCGTGCGCCGCGCTTCGGCCGCCATGCCCTGGGGGGCCGTCTTCGCGCGCGAATTGCGCCTGGAGGCGGTCGAGGCCGACGGCATCGCCGTGCCGCGCGCCTCGATGCGGGCCTTTCGCGGCAAGGGCGGCGCGGACGTGCCGGAGGTGGCCGGCGCCTGGCGGGTGGCCGACGTCCCCGTGCCGCGCGCGCGCTTCACCGACCTGACCTGGATCGACCGGCGCGGCATCGCGCTGCGCTACGACGGCGAGGCCGAGTTCGACCCGCACTGGCGCCCGCGCACCGCCGAGGTCCGCCGCCGCGAGGTCGAGCCGCCCGCGCGCGCGCGCATCGAGCGCGAGGACCCCGCCACCGATCGCTGGCGCGTGGACATCGACCTGGCCGGGGGCACCTGGAGCGGCACGGCGCGCCTGGAGACGGCGTCCGAGGGGCGCATGACCCTGACGGGGCGGCTCGAGCCCCGCGAGATCGACCTCGAGACGCTGCTGCAGACCTTCGGGCGCAGCACCCCGATCGCCGGCACCCTGCGCGGCGAGACGAGCTTCGACGCCACCGGCGACACCGTGCCCGCGCTGTGGCGGGGCCTGCGCACGCGCACGCGCTTCGAGGTGCGGCCGGCCACGCTCACGCGCATCGATCTCGCCCGTGCCGTGAAGAGCGCCGGCACCACGCGCGGCGGCCGCACGCCGCTCGACCAGCTCACCGGCAGGCTGGAGACGCGCACCACCGACGACGGCATCGAACTGAACTACCGCGACCTGAAGGCGCGCTCGGGCCTCCTCACCGCGACGGGCAACGCGCGCGTGCTCAACCGTCGGCTCGACGGCGAGGCGGCGGTGGACATCGTCGACGGCGTGGTCGGCGTGCCGCTCAAGCTCGGCGGCACGCTCGACAACCCCGAGCTGTCGCTCACCGGCGGCGCGCTCGCCGGCGCGGCGGTGGGCACGGCGGTGCTCCCCGGCGTGGGCACGGCGATCGGCGCGCGCATCGGGCAGCAGATCGAGCGGCTGTTCGGGGGCGGGAAGAAGGACGAGGTCAAGACGCCGCACCGGGGGCCTCGGGCGCCCTGA